A single window of Bombus pascuorum chromosome 1, iyBomPasc1.1, whole genome shotgun sequence DNA harbors:
- the LOC132911342 gene encoding UDP-glycosyltransferase UGT5-like isoform X2 produces the protein MLQCHRTSIQIFETVTYFAKVLKFTIKGLSSLGIVGFNEHALGGLVLPSHEYTWEMEDNTGTNLPFFKRLSNFVNMWRTVYYVYHEMLPEHQKLAEKYLGPLPPMLDILKNISMFFINQADVMTPARPKLANMITFTCSHIQQKPKPLPQDLQAFLDGATNGFIYFSLGSNAKSANLPLEIRRMFCDVFAKLPYRVVWKFEEDLPGKPDNVYIGKWLPQQTILAHPNIKLFIYQGGLQSSEETVHFGVPVLGFAILADQDYQVARMEALGIGKYLEITTLKKDELENAITELITNKKYKERILYIRNVVKDTPHDQVENLAWWTEYVIRTKGAPHLRSSLAFQPWYQRCDIDIIAFLTIVIFLVASNTFHLIAKIVVYVHKKIRSTEKQKIS, from the exons GGTTAAGTTCATTAGGAATAGTTGGCTTTAACGAACACGCTCTTGGTGGATTGGTTCTCCCTTCTCACGAGTATACGTGGGAAATGGAAGACAACACGGGTACGAATCTACCGTTCTTCAAGAGACTGAGCAATTTCGTCAACATGTGGCGTACCGTGTATTACGTCTATCATGAGATGCTTCCAGAGCATCAGAAATTGGCCGAGAAATATTTGGGGCCTCTACCACCAATGCTAGACATATTAAAGAACATTAGCATGTTTTTCATCAATCAGGCCGACGTTATGACACCGGCTCGACCGAAACTTGCAAACATGATCACGTTTACATGCTCCCACATACAACAAAAGCCGAAACCTCTGCCTCAG GACTTACAAGCATTTCTGGATGGCGCCACAAATGGGTTCATCTACTTTAGTCTTGGTAGTAATGCAAAAAGTGCAAATTTACCATTGGAGATCCGACGCATGTTCTGCGACGTGTTCGCCAAGTTGCCTTATAGAGTTGTCTGGAAATTCGAGGAGGATTTGCCCGGGAAACCTGATAATGTTTACATCGGAAAATGGCTACCACAACAAACCATTCTCG CTCATCCGAACattaaattgttcatttaTCAAGGAGGCCTGCAAAGCAGCGAGGAGACCGTCCACTTCGGGGTACCAGTTCTCGGTTTCGCAATTTTGGCCGATCAAGATTATCAAGTAGCCAGAATGGAAGCTCTGGgcattggaaaatatttggaaattacaACCCTTAAGAAGGATGAACTTGAAAATGCTATTACAGAGCTTATAACTAACAAAAA GTACAAAGAAAGGATACTTTACATCCGAAATGTCGTTAAGGATACACCGCACGATCAGGTGGAGAATCTCGCTTGGTGGACGGAGTACGTGATACGAACGAAAGGCGCCCCTCATCTTCGCAGTAGTCTAGCTTTTCAACCTTGGTATCAACGTTGCGATATAGACATTATAGCGTTCTTAACGATCGTAATTTTCTTGGTCGCTTCAAATACCTTTCATCTAATTGCCAAGATTGTTGTCTACGTTCATAAGAAGATCAGATCAACTGAAAAGCAAAAAATAAGTTAA